Below is a genomic region from Myxococcus fulvus.
TCGCTCTTCACGGTGATGAGGCCTCCCATGGCCTCCACGATCTGGCGCGAAATCCACAGCCCCAGGCCGAAGCCGCCGTAGTTCCGCTCGGACACGGCGCGCTGGAAGCGGTGGAACAGCCGCGCCAGGTTCTCCTCGCTGATGCCGATGCCGCCGTCGCGCACCTCCACGCGCACCGACTCCGGCCCCACCGTCATCACCACGTGCACCGGGTTGCCGCGCCCGTACTTCACCGCGTTGCTCACCAGGTTCGTCAGCACCTGGTCGATGCGCAGCTTGTCCCAGAGCCCGAAGGACTCCGGCGCGAGCGTCAGCTCCAGCCGCGTGCCCGTGCGCTCCAGCTCCGGCTCGAAGCGCTCCACCACCTCGCGCACCAGCGCCGACAGGTCCAACGGCTCCGGGCTGAGCTCCAGCCGCCCCGCGCTGATGCGCGACACGTCCAGCAGGTCATGGATGAGCTGCGTCTGGCGCTTCACCTGCCGGTCCACCACCTCCAGCGCCCGGCCCAGCCGCTCCGGCGTGAGGGCCGTCGGCCCGCGCTTGAGCCCCGCCAGCAGGCTCTGCACCTGGAGCTGCAGCGCGCTGATGGGCGTCTTCAGCTCGTGGCTGGCGATGGAGAGGAACTCCTCGCGCAGGCGGATGGCCTGCCGCGCGTCGCGGTACAGCCGCGCGTTGTCGATGGCCAAGGCCGAGCGCCGCGCCAGCTCCTGCGCCAGCGCCAAATCTTGCGCGTCGTAGTCGCGCCGTGAGGTGACGAAGGACAGCGCCCCCAGCGTCTGCCCGCGCACCTGGAGCGGCACGCACAGCCACGCCCAGCAGCCCTCCCCGCCGGACGGGCGCACGCACTCGGGCGCGTCGGCGGCGAGGCCCGTGCGCAGCTCCGCCTCACCGGAGGCCACCACCCGCGCGACGACGGCGAGCCCCGGCGAGGGCTGCCCATCCGACGCGCGGAAGCCCGCGTCCGCGTGCGCCGAGGCCACGCACCGCACCTGCCCGTCCTCGTCCGCCAGGAAGACGCCGCAGCAGTCCGCGTACGACGGCACCGCCAGGTGCGCCACGCGCTCCAGCGTCTCCTCCTGCTCCAGGCTGGTGGCCAGCACGCCCCCCGCCTCCGCGAGGAAGCGCTGCGCGCTCTCGCTGCGCTGCCGCTCGGTGACGTCCACCGCCATGCTCAGCACCTGCTCGGGGCCGCCGCTCGCCGGCTGCACCACCGCCGTCCACAGCGCCACCTGCAGGGGCGTGCCGTCCTTGCGCATGCGCTGCATCACCGCGCCGCCCAGCGACTCACCCCGGCCCGCGCGAGCCAGGTTGCGACGGAACTCCTCCTGCTTGCCGGGCGGCACCACCGGCAGCACCTGTCCCATCGCCTCCTGGGCCGTCCACCCGAAGATGCGCTCCGCGGCCGGGTTCCACATCTTCACCGTGCCGTCCGCGTCCACCAGGATGATGGAGGCCGGCGAGGCCTGGATGATGGCCGCCAGCCGCTCGTTGACCTCGGCCAGCTGCGCGCGCGCCCGCTCCTCCTGCTCCAGCAGCCGCGCCCGCGCCAGCGCCTGGCCCGCGTGGTGGGCCAGCAGCTCCAGGAACGCGCGCTCGTCCGCGTCGAACACGCGCGGCGCGGAGAAGGCGAACAGCAGCGTGCCCAGTGCCCGGCCCTCCACCGTCAACGGCAGACACGCCGACGCGGGGGACGGCGTGCGGATGGCATGGTGGCGCTTCAGGTCCACCTCCGGATAGCGCTCCGTCAGCGCCTCGGGGGACTCCAGCCACACGGGCCGCGCCTCGCGCAGCGCCTCCGTCACCGGTCCTCGGCCCTCCAGCGGCAGCAGGCCGAACGCCTCCTGCACCGAGTCCGCGTCGTCATAGCCCGAGCACCTCAAGAGCCGGGCGTGTCCGTCCTCCTCCACCCACAGCCCGCCGCGCGCCGCGCCCACCGCCTCCACGCCCTGCTCGACGATGACCTCCGCCACGCGCGACGCCGACAGCACCTGGGACAGCTCCGCCGTCACCCGCTGCAGCCGCGACAGCCTCCCCGCGGCCACCTCCGCCGCCTGCCGCGCCTGCTTCTCCGCCGCGTACGCGCGCGCCACGTCCAGCGCCATCGCGGCCCGGTCCGCCAGCTCCTGCAGGAGCAGCTGCTCCGCGGCCTCGACGGTGCGCTCGGGCGTGGGGGCCTTCCACACGGTGAGCGTGCCCAGCGCCTTCCCCCGCGCGCGCAGCGGAAGCACCATCCACCGCGTGAAGGGGAAGTCCTCCAAGAGCCCGTGCTGCTGGGGCGGCACCAGCTGGCGCAGCTCCTCCGGGCTCGCGTCCGGCGCCCACTGCGCCTCGCCCGTGCGCAGCACCTCGCGCGAGGGGCCCTCGTCCGCGCGCAGCGCCGGAGGGCTGAGCGTCTGGAACAGGAGTCGGGCCTCGGGCGAGGCGGCGGCCGAGGCCATGGTGCGCAGCCACAGGCCGTCCTCGGACAGCAGGCGCAGCGTGCACGCGGCGCCCAGGAAGGGCACCACCAGGGCGCACAGCCGCTCCATCACGGCGGGAGGCTCCAGGCTGGCGTCGGCCAGCACCCGCGACGCCTCCGCCAGCAGCGCCAGGCGCTCCTCCACCTCCGGAGCATGGGCCCCGAACTGTCGTGCGTCCGCGTACCGGGATACCGCCATCGTCATCGCGCCCCCGCGAGGTGGCATGGGAGCACGTGAAAGCAGGCAGGGGCATGTCCCCCGCGGCCCCCCGGCCGTCCTTCATGGCCAATCAACATACGCCCCCCTCTGACTGTTCGTTCCGGACGCCCGCTCCGTCGCGGGCCGACGGAAGGAGCCGGCCTGGGGCTACCTGCTCGCACATGTGCGCACCCGGACGTTGGAATCCACGAGGCCCGCCCCCGGGTGAGTTGCTACTGATGTGGGTTCGGCTAAAGGGGGTCGCGTGAAAGCCACCACCACCGGGGTACCGGGCGGCGAGGAGGTGCGGGAAGGCCCCGACACCTTCAAGCGCACGGCGCTCCTGGCCCTCGGGGCCCTGGGCATCGTCTACGGCGACATCGGGACGAGCCCCCTCTACGCGCTGCGCGAGTGTTTCACCGGTCCGCACGGCATCCACCCCACGCCGGAGAACGTCCTCGGGGTGCTGTCGCTCATCTTCTGGTCCCTGCTCATCATCGTCTCGGTGAAGTACCTCATCTTCGTGATGCGGGCGGACAACCGGGGCGAGGGCGGCATCCTGGCGCTGATGGCGCTGGTGATGCAGCGGCAGAAGGGACAGACCCACCTGAACCGCCCGGTGCTCATCACCCTGGGCATCTTTGG
It encodes:
- a CDS encoding GAF domain-containing protein → MPPRGGAMTMAVSRYADARQFGAHAPEVEERLALLAEASRVLADASLEPPAVMERLCALVVPFLGAACTLRLLSEDGLWLRTMASAAASPEARLLFQTLSPPALRADEGPSREVLRTGEAQWAPDASPEELRQLVPPQQHGLLEDFPFTRWMVLPLRARGKALGTLTVWKAPTPERTVEAAEQLLLQELADRAAMALDVARAYAAEKQARQAAEVAAGRLSRLQRVTAELSQVLSASRVAEVIVEQGVEAVGAARGGLWVEEDGHARLLRCSGYDDADSVQEAFGLLPLEGRGPVTEALREARPVWLESPEALTERYPEVDLKRHHAIRTPSPASACLPLTVEGRALGTLLFAFSAPRVFDADERAFLELLAHHAGQALARARLLEQEERARAQLAEVNERLAAIIQASPASIILVDADGTVKMWNPAAERIFGWTAQEAMGQVLPVVPPGKQEEFRRNLARAGRGESLGGAVMQRMRKDGTPLQVALWTAVVQPASGGPEQVLSMAVDVTERQRSESAQRFLAEAGGVLATSLEQEETLERVAHLAVPSYADCCGVFLADEDGQVRCVASAHADAGFRASDGQPSPGLAVVARVVASGEAELRTGLAADAPECVRPSGGEGCWAWLCVPLQVRGQTLGALSFVTSRRDYDAQDLALAQELARRSALAIDNARLYRDARQAIRLREEFLSIASHELKTPISALQLQVQSLLAGLKRGPTALTPERLGRALEVVDRQVKRQTQLIHDLLDVSRISAGRLELSPEPLDLSALVREVVERFEPELERTGTRLELTLAPESFGLWDKLRIDQVLTNLVSNAVKYGRGNPVHVVMTVGPESVRVEVRDGGIGISEENLARLFHRFQRAVSERNYGGFGLGLWISRQIVEAMGGLITVKSELGVGSTFSVELPRTRP